The following proteins are encoded in a genomic region of Macellibacteroides fermentans:
- the rpsK gene encoding 30S ribosomal protein S11, whose protein sequence is MAKKTVAAKKRNVKVDAFGQAHIHSSFNNIIVSLANSDGQVISWSSAGKMGFRSSKKNTPYAAQMAAQDCAKVAFDLGLRKVKVFVKGPGNGRESAIRTIHGAGIEVTEIVDVTPLPHNGCRPPKKRRV, encoded by the coding sequence ATGGCAAAAAAAACAGTCGCAGCAAAGAAGAGAAACGTAAAAGTGGATGCTTTTGGACAAGCACATATTCATTCTTCTTTCAACAACATCATTGTATCGCTTGCAAACAGCGATGGCCAAGTAATTAGCTGGTCTTCTGCCGGTAAAATGGGTTTCAGAAGTTCAAAGAAAAACACTCCTTATGCTGCTCAGATGGCTGCACAGGATTGTGCTAAGGTAGCTTTCGATCTTGGATTAAGAAAGGTAAAAGTATTTGTTAAGGGACCGGGTAACGGACGTGAGTCTGCTATCAGAACTATACACGGTGCAGGTATTGAAGTGACAGAAATTGTTGATGTTACTCCATTGCCACACAACGGATGTCGTCCTCCTAAAAAGAGAAGAGTTTAA
- the ykgO gene encoding type B 50S ribosomal protein L36: protein MKVRASLKKRTAECKIVRRKGRLYVINKKNPKFKQRQG, encoded by the coding sequence ATGAAAGTAAGAGCATCTTTAAAGAAGCGCACCGCAGAATGCAAAATTGTAAGAAGAAAAGGTCGCTTGTATGTAATTAACAAGAAAAACCCGAAGTTTAAACAACGTCAGGGATAA
- the rpsD gene encoding 30S ribosomal protein S4, with protein MARYTGPKSRIARKFGEAIFGADKVLSKKNYPPGQHGNSRRKKTSEYGIQLREKQKAKYTYGVLEKQFRIMFEKASRSKGITGEVLLQLLEVRLDNLVFRLGLAPTRDAARQLVSHRHIVVDGKVVNIPSYSVKPGQVIGVREKAKSLEVITDALAGFNHSKYPWIEWDQTTLSGKLLHTPERADIPENITEQLIVELYSK; from the coding sequence ATGGCAAGATATACTGGTCCAAAATCAAGAATTGCCCGTAAATTCGGTGAGGCTATTTTCGGAGCTGACAAGGTTCTTTCAAAAAAGAACTATCCTCCGGGACAACATGGTAACTCCAGACGTAAAAAGACTTCTGAATACGGAATTCAGCTTCGTGAGAAGCAAAAAGCAAAATATACCTACGGTGTATTAGAGAAACAATTTAGAATCATGTTCGAAAAGGCTTCACGTAGTAAAGGTATTACCGGTGAAGTTCTGTTACAGTTGTTGGAAGTACGTTTAGATAACCTGGTATTCCGTCTTGGTTTGGCGCCTACGAGAGATGCTGCTCGTCAGTTGGTTTCTCACCGTCACATCGTTGTGGATGGCAAGGTTGTTAACATTCCTTCTTATTCTGTAAAACCTGGTCAGGTAATTGGTGTAAGAGAAAAAGCTAAATCTTTGGAGGTAATTACCGATGCATTGGCTGGTTTCAATCACAGCAAATATCCTTGGATAGAATGGGATCAGACTACTTTAAGCGGAAAATTACTGCATACGCCTGAAAGAGCTGATATACCAGAAAACATTACTGAGCAGTTGATCGTAGAATTGTATTCTAAATAA
- the map gene encoding type I methionyl aminopeptidase: MIYLKTDEEIELMRVANQLVGKTLGELAKHVAPGVTTLQLDKIAEEFIRDNGATPAFLGYGGFPNSICASVNEHVVHGIPSSKVILRDGDIISIDCGTHINGFTGDSAYTFCVGEVSPEVRHLLKTTKESLYKGIETAVDGKRVGDIANAIQTYCETRNYSVVRELVGHGCGRNMHEEPEVPNYGRRGCGPLLRSGMCICIEPMINLGSKNVVFENDGWTVRTKDRKPSAHFEHCIAIRPDGPDILSSFKFIEEVLGDNAI; this comes from the coding sequence ATGATCTATTTAAAGACAGACGAAGAAATTGAGTTGATGCGTGTGGCCAATCAACTGGTAGGTAAGACACTTGGTGAATTAGCCAAGCATGTTGCCCCCGGGGTCACAACGCTGCAACTTGATAAGATAGCCGAGGAATTCATTAGGGATAATGGTGCAACTCCGGCATTTCTTGGATACGGAGGATTTCCAAATTCGATCTGCGCTTCGGTTAACGAACATGTTGTACATGGTATCCCTTCATCAAAAGTTATTTTGAGAGATGGAGATATTATTTCGATTGACTGCGGTACGCATATCAACGGATTTACAGGAGATTCGGCTTACACATTTTGTGTAGGAGAAGTATCCCCCGAGGTAAGACACTTGTTGAAAACAACGAAAGAATCCCTTTATAAAGGAATTGAAACGGCTGTTGATGGCAAACGTGTAGGTGATATTGCAAATGCTATTCAGACGTATTGTGAAACCCGTAATTATTCTGTTGTACGTGAATTGGTAGGACATGGATGCGGGAGGAACATGCACGAAGAACCGGAAGTTCCAAATTATGGACGTCGTGGTTGCGGACCACTTTTAAGAAGTGGAATGTGTATCTGCATAGAACCTATGATTAATCTTGGGAGTAAAAATGTTGTTTTTGAAAATGATGGATGGACCGTACGGACGAAAGACCGTAAACCATCGGCTCATTTCGAACATTGCATCGCAATTCGTCCTGACGGACCTGATATTTTGTCTTCGTTTAAATTTATTGAAGAAGTACTAGGAGATAACGCAATTTAA
- the infA gene encoding translation initiation factor IF-1 yields MAKQSAIEQDGVIIEALSNAMFRVELENGHEITAHISGKMRMHYIKILPGDKVRVEMSPYDLSKGRIAFRYK; encoded by the coding sequence ATGGCTAAACAGTCAGCAATCGAACAGGATGGAGTTATTATTGAAGCATTGTCTAATGCAATGTTTCGAGTAGAATTGGAGAACGGACATGAAATTACTGCTCATATCTCAGGAAAGATGCGTATGCATTACATTAAAATTCTTCCCGGTGATAAAGTAAGAGTTGAAATGTCTCCGTATGATTTATCGAAAGGTAGAATTGCTTTTAGGTACAAATAA
- the rpsM gene encoding 30S ribosomal protein S13, translating to MAIRIVGVDLPQNKRGEIALTYIYGIGRSRSNYILDKAGINRDIKVKDWTDEQAAQIREIIGAECKVEGDLRSEVQLNIKRLMDIGCYRGVRHRIGLPLRGQSTKNNARTRKGKKKTVANKKKATK from the coding sequence ATGGCTATAAGAATAGTTGGTGTAGACTTGCCACAAAATAAAAGAGGCGAAATTGCTTTGACTTATATTTACGGAATAGGTCGTAGTCGTTCAAACTATATTTTAGATAAAGCAGGCATTAATCGTGATATCAAGGTAAAAGATTGGACAGACGAACAGGCTGCCCAGATCCGTGAAATAATTGGAGCTGAATGTAAGGTAGAAGGGGATCTACGTTCTGAAGTTCAGTTAAATATCAAACGACTGATGGATATCGGTTGTTATAGAGGTGTACGTCACCGTATTGGTTTGCCATTACGTGGCCAGAGCACAAAAAACAATGCTCGTACACGTAAGGGTAAAAAGAAAACTGTTGCAAACAAGAAAAAAGCTACTAAATAA